Proteins encoded together in one Amblyomma americanum isolate KBUSLIRL-KWMA chromosome 1, ASM5285725v1, whole genome shotgun sequence window:
- the LOC144119004 gene encoding histone-lysine N-methyltransferase set-17-like, producing MTGAQYGVFTLEPLPKRVYFGPYEGVKMKDNGEGNSYTWQVHKNGEVFLVDGLPLDKSNWMRYVNYAAGPEEQNLVAYTRGGNIYYRTIKAVGTGQELFVWNGTSSAREQGLLAKPCSSGLSTKALFAA from the exons ATGACGGGCGCCCAGTACGGAGTGTTCACTCTGGAGCCGCTGCCAAAAAGGGTctacttcggtccctacgagGGCGTCAAGATGAAGGACAACGGAGAGGGCAACAGCTACACCTGGCAG GTTCACAAGAACGGCGAGGTGTTTCTGGTGGACGGCCTTCCGCTAGACAAATCCAACTGGATGCGATATGTAAACTACGCTGCCGGCCCCGAAGAACAGAACTTGGTGGCCTACACGCGCGGCGGAAACATCTACTACCGGACAATCAAGGCCGTGGGCACTGGCCAAGAGCTCTTCGTGTGGAACGGCACATCGTCTGCCCGTGAGCAGGGACTGCTCGCCAAGCCTTGCAGTTCGGGGCTCTCCACGAAAG caTTGTTTGCGGCCTAG